The following proteins are encoded in a genomic region of Microtus ochrogaster isolate Prairie Vole_2 chromosome 5, MicOch1.0, whole genome shotgun sequence:
- the Prss50 gene encoding LOW QUALITY PROTEIN: probable threonine protease PRSS50 (The sequence of the model RefSeq protein was modified relative to this genomic sequence to represent the inferred CDS: inserted 1 base in 1 codon), with product MEPWCWAGTRGQGPQDPHVPGASRTRTRARALLLLLLLLLLLLPRRPAGEPPPLPAPFPARAHHGPPLTRCXPAAGCLAAGASSPGALSTSGPSGPGVSCGPGATCPSGGLRLPRQVDASATTVLTTQPTQPTQPAAATQSATTGMAGIVQGTKPSNLLFCGSSHEPDPTLRDPEAMTRRWPWMVSVQADGTHICAGTLIASQWVLTVAHCLTQQHVKYTVRVGSPWINQTTKTSTDVPVHQIIVNSDYQAKRYWSWVGRANDISLLKLQWGLKYSKYVWPICLPGLEYVVADDSLCTVTGWGSPKVNGRWPQFQSLQEKEVSILNSRKCERFYHKFSRISSLVRIITSQMICASDNDREKFCYELTGEPLVCSSDGTWYLVGMMSWGPGCKKNEAPPIFLQVSSYQSWIWNRLSGKALALPASRTLLLAFLLLLSLLDTL from the exons ATGGAGCCCTGGTGCTGGGCTGGGACCCGTGGGCAGGGTCCTCAGGATCCCCATGTGCCCGGGGCCTCTCGCACCCGCACCCGTGCCCGTGCCCTtcttctgctgttgctgctgctgctgctgctcctgcctcGGCGCCCCGCAGGTGAGCCCCCTCCGCTGCCCGCGCCCTTTCCAGCGCGCGCACACCACGGGCCGCCTCTGACCCGCT GACCTGCCGCAGGCTGCTTGGCCGCAGGTGCATCATCCCCCGGGGCGCTGTCCACCTCAGGCCCGAGCGGCCCTGGAGTCTCCTGTGGGCCCGGAGCCACCTGTCCCTCAGGCGGGCTTCGCCTTCCCCGGCAAGTCGACGCTTCAGCGACCACTGTTCTAACGACACAGCCGACACAGCCGACACAGCCGGCTGCGGCGACACAGTCGGCGACCACAGGGATGGCCGGGATCGTTCAGGGGACCAAACCCAGCAACCTCCTCT tctGTGGCTCCTCCCATGAGCCAGACCCGACCCTCAGGGACCCAGAAGCCATGACTCGGCGGTGGCCATGGATGGTCAGTGTGCAGGCTGACGGCACCCACATCTGTGCCGGCACCCTTATTGCTTCCCAGTGGGTGCTGACCGTGGCCCACTGCTTGACGCA GCAGCACGTTAAGTATACGGTGAGGGTGGGGAGCCCATGGATTAACCAGACGACCAAAACCAGCACCGATGTGCCAGTACATCAGATCATCGTAAACAGTGACTACCAAGCCAAACGGTACTGGTCCTGGGTCGGCCGGGCCAATGACATCAGCCTCCTCAAACTCCAGTGGGGGCTCAAGTACAGCAAATATGTGTGGCCCAtctgcctgcctggcctggaataTGTAGTAGCGGACGATTCTCTCTGCACTGTGACAGGCTGGGGATCTCCCAAGGTTAATG GCAGGTGGCCCCAGTTCCAATCCCTTCAGGAGAAGGAAGTCTCCATCTTGAACAGCCGGAAGTGTGAGCGGTTCTACCACAAGTTCTCCAGAATCTCCTCTCTGGTTCGGATCATCACTTCTCAGATGATCTGTGCCTCGGACAACGACAGGGAAAAGTTCTGCTAT GAGCTAACTGGCGAGCCCTTGGTCTGTTCTTCTGATGGCACATGGTACCTGGTGGGGATGATGAGCTGGGGCCCAGGTTGCAAGAAGAACGAGGCCCCACCCATCTTTCTGCAGGTCTCCTCCTACCAGTCCTGGATCTGGAACCGCCTTAGCGGGAAGGCCCTGGCCCTTCCAGCTTCCAGAACCTTGCTCCTGGCTTTTCTTCTGCTCCTCAGCCTTCTTGACACTCTGTGA
- the Tmie gene encoding transmembrane inner ear expressed protein, which produces MAGRQRGAGRLWALGGAALGACLAGVATQLVEPSTAPPKPKPPPLTKETVVFWDMRLWHVVGIFSLFVLSIIITLCCVFNCRVPRTRKEIEARYLQRKAAKMYTDKLETVPPLNELTEIPGEDKKKKKKDSVDTVAIKVEEEEKNEAKKKKGEK; this is translated from the exons ATGGCCGGGAGGCAGAGAGGCGCGGGGCggctctgggctctgggaggCGCCGCCCTGGGGGCTTGCCTGGCGGGGGTTGCCACGCAGCTGGTGGAG CCCAGCACGGCCCCACCCAAGCCCAAGCCGCCTCCACTGACCAAAGAGACCGTGGTGTTCTGGGACATGCGTCTGTGGCACGTGGTGGGCATCTTTTCGCTCTTCGTGCTGTCCATCA TCATCACGCTGTGCTGTGTCTTCAACTGCCGTGTGCCACGGACACGGAAGGAGATTGAGGCCCGGTATCTACAGCGAAAGGCCGCCAAGATGTACACAGACAAGCTGGAGACCGTGCCTCCACTCaacgaactcacagaaatccctgGAG aggataagaagaagaagaagaaggacagtGTGGACACAGTGGCTATCAaggtagaggaagaggagaagaatgaggcgaagaagaagaaaggagagaaatga